From the Glycine max cultivar Williams 82 chromosome 11, Glycine_max_v4.0, whole genome shotgun sequence genome, the window taaagaTTTAACGATAACTAGTTTTTCAATTATGTTATTTACCTGATTACTTGATCCAGGGAAGCTATGTATATGACATTAATGGGAAGAAATATCTTGATGCACTTGCTGGTCTATGGGCCACTTCTTTAGGTATGTAAATTATCTACTTTCAGTACTTTGcacttatttattttgcttATGCTTTCTGAATGATATATTTCTTCTGGTTCATGTTCTCAATCCACTTCTTAGAAGCAAGGATGGCTATAAATTTAACTTATTGATATTTTAGCATGCTCTCTCTTCAGATAACCACCAAATCATGCATTAGTTGCTTGGGGATCCATCCCCTTCCCTATATTTAGACaggaacattttttttcttggcaACAAGTTTAAGGGACCAGCCGTTGTGACTATTTTTGCAGACTGCCCTGGATATTAAACTTTAGGGGATTGAAAGAGATATACGCTGAGTTTATTAATTGGAAGAAATGTTCCGTAATGTCATGCAAGgtgtttaatattttggatgGGTGTGGGGTTGGTTTGTGGTTGAACTATGCAATGTTTTAGTATTTGTACTTTTTATGCTGGTAGCTCGTGCTTaacaatacaacaacaaaaaacttataaattataataaagctGTATTGGACAATAACTGCATTTCTGAAGTTTGTGGTTTTCTATAAGTGTagtttttgaataataaaaggATTTATTTAGTCATGTTTCTGTTAGATAATTATAGAAGTTGTTtgcatttattttcatattgtttACTGTATTATTTGATTGTTGTAAGTTATGTGATTATCTCCGTAGTTGTTTGTATCCATGCTATGAACAAGAGACTAATGCACAAGCCTAGACACAAATTTGCCCACATTTCTGTTTTTTACATGATACCCTAGTGGTACCATCCATAGTGACCTGTTATTATTTTGCTGCCAAGTTTCCAAAAAATGTGTAACTCTTTCATTTTCCTTCTCCCACTCCTCAGGCCTGTCTCATGGTTATCTCCCCATGCCATCCCACTTGCTGTACACTGTACCCATATTCTGGCTACTGGAATCTTAGTTTTCCCCTCCTACTGTAGCTTCCATTGAACTTTTTCTAGCCAATAGGTTTTGATGAGAGTGCTGGTTTTATCCGGAAATTTGATTTGCGATAAATTGCAAAGAAATCAGAtcatgattaaaatatttaatagcttTGATCTGTTAAGTATACAGATACTCACACAATTGTGGGGGGTATATTCACATGTGGAAGTTATAAATAATGTAAATGTTCTGTTAATCTTTGTTGTGCATGAAAGTAATTTAGTCTGAACTctgaaatcaaatatattttattttgcagggGGAAGTGAGCCACGCCTTGTTGATGCTGCCGTTGCACAACTAAAGAAGTTGCCATTTTACCATTCCTTTTGGAATCGAACCACATTACCTTCTTTggtatttatttagttttcttATAGCTCTATTTTAGAggataaaataaagattttgagtAAAATCTCAATtctttgttacattttttaaagtCTCAAAGTTGGTAGTCAGGGTTCAAATTAATTGCCAGAGAGTTGGAAAAAAGACCATTGGGATGAttgtttatagttttttatcACTTCTGATaggatttttttacatttaatggACTTAGTTGTTAAATGATGGTGCCATGGCCACTATGACAGAATGGTGTAGCAGATGTTTTTTCCCAACTGCCATAGGCAATTTCTGAAGGTACCAGCTATGGCTGCACCATAGGCTGCAATGGCGTGTTTTAAGGCAGGATTTTGACCTTCCATTTTTTTGGAGGGGGGGTTGGGATGGTGGATGAAACTGTGTTGTTTTACCTATCCTTATCAAACTCATACAAACATTACCTTTTTAGATTACTTTTcaagtgaataaaaaaaatgatgaagtaCCTTTCGTGTGATGTACATGGTTgataatatacatttttttattagcatGTACACAGTTGATGTTGTTTTAGTGAATTTTACATTTGATATGTACTTAATATATATTTCCACATACAGGATCTAGCAAAGGAACTCCTAGAAATGTTCACAGCCAGAAAAATGGGGAAAGCTTTTTTTGTTAATAGTGGATCAGAAGCCAATGACACTCAGGTTTGATAACTAATATTCCCTTGTTACAGTCTCATTTTCTTtggaatttttcatttaatttaaggtATATGTTTAGAATGTCTTTACTTTCTCATGCaaagcaaaattttaaaatcattaccATAGACATATAACACATGCCAcatgaaacaacaaaaagggAATTCTAGGAGTAATCAAAGCACCCAAAATATTGGAAGACACAATCCAATATATTCTCAATGCCAAATGTGGTTCTTTAAATGAATATAGATCGGTTTTTGTCAGGGTTAAGTGCAAATGAAGATGAATATATGGCATGTCAACATATTGTTGAAGTACATAGTTTATTCATAATATATTCTTAGATATATTTCACAtttgcatattttatttcaGGTGAAACTTGTATGGTATTATAACAATGCGCTTGGAAGACCAGATAAGAAGAAATTCATAGCTCGTGCTAAATCGTATTCATGACATCCCAACCAATGCTATTTTCTTTAGTATACCTAAAAAATATGCATCAATCTAATGTTTTTGCTTTTGTCAGGTATCATGGTTCAACATTGATAGCAGCCAGTCTTTCTGGGTATGATCAACTCAATTTTTTCAGTAAATTAGTGCTTATTTAACATAGTTTtatgttattaataaaaaattctttattcaATAAACCAAACAATTGTGTATTTCAGCCTTCCGGCTCTGCATCAAAAATTTGATTTGCCAGCTCCTTTTGTATTACACACTGACTGTCCACATTACTGGCGGTATCATCTTCCAGGTTATTATTTAAATAGACATGTTTTTATTAATACTTTAGCCCTTTTATTTTAAGGCATAAATATTATGCATGCTTATGAACATTTCAGGTGAGACAGAGGAAGAATTTTCAACCAGATTAGCCAATAATTTGGAGCAGTTGATTCTGAAAGAGGGACCAGAGACTGTAATACATTCAGATACATGCAAAGTGGTTTCTACTACTGGAACATTGGTTTTGTCActgacttaatttttttattacagatTGCTGCATTTATTGCTGAACCTGTAATGGGGGCAGGAGGTGTAATACCTCCACCATCAACTTATTTTGAGAAGGTATTTTGTGGTTATTGCTTCACTTGTGTGTTCTGCATTTTCACGATGGATGGATGCCCAGTTAGTCTATTTATGTGTTTTGCATTAATAATGCATTTCATTTGTATTCCTAGTTCTAATAGGAGCTTATATATTATAGTCTGTATAATTAACTATTAAGTATGCTCTCACCATCCTTGTAACGGGTCTGTTTGTTTAAGCTTATTCAGAAAAAAgcattttctttaataaaataaacagtttTATGCTTTTTTGATATGTTTGTAAAaactgtttttttcttcttaaagtaagcaatttttttgctttttttaagaAGCAATTAAAAGCACTAAGTTTAAACAAGGGCCATATATAAGTTGATAGGTGAACCTTTATCATGAAGTACTTTTTATAATCTAATGGTTGGTgcaataaaaatgagaaaactaCTAATTTCTTGGTAAAAAAATTTCCAGTTCCAGTATTCTAATTAGTTATGGGCTTGGGCATGAACTATTAGTATTAGGCTAAAGAATATCGTATAAATAGTTGCATTtggttattaatttcttttaatcattTTCCTTGTCTAAactgtaaaatattttagagtTGTCAATTTATCCCAGCCCAGAGCCTCAGGGCCTCATCCCTGGCGCCTATGTGGGTCAGAGCCTAAAAGGATGGGGTCAGTATTTTTTGAGTTTTATCAATCATACACGGGTTTGAGTCAAATAATAGTATTGAGATTGGCTTTGTACTAGTATTACTATTAGTACTAACACTTCACTCAATTAATAGTATAAATGAGTACACACTAggttattgttatttttgtgtAACATCTCACCAATTCTAATAATGCatttatatacattaaaaatccATTTTGCTGTCTGACACCCAGGAATAATTTGCTTCATGGGTGTTTTTCTTTTAGCAGCAAGATTAAACAATGCCATTTTCGCTCTTCCCTCTTGTCCAAATACCCATAGAATATgtaagaaaggaaaaaaggcAACCTTTTTTCTCATAGCATCCAAATTCTTATGCAGGTCCAAGCCGTTGTCAAGAAGTATGACATTCTTTTTATTGCAGATGAGGTACTTCCCTAATTCTTAATATACTGTTATATAAGGTATTGTGTTGTCGAATTTCTTATTCTAATTACTATGTTATATGTCTCTTCTAAAGGTAATATGTGCCTTTGGAAGGCTTGGGACAATGTTTGGATGTGACAAGTACAACATTAAGCCAGACCTTGTATCCCTGGCTAAGGTAAAAATGAAACAGCTCTAAGTACTGGTTTGTCCATcccatatttttaaaagtttttacaaTGTTCCTCATTTTTCTGTTTGACTTATAGGCACTATCTTCTGCATATTTGCCAATTGGAGCTGTCCTTGTAAGCCCGGAAATATCAGAAGTTATACATGATCAAAGCAACAAACTAGGTATGGTGGTTGATTCATTCATGCATAAATCAGAAGAATCATC encodes:
- the LOC100815181 gene encoding gamma aminobutyrate transaminase 3, chloroplastic, coding for MHTLLRSTLRTKTASSLAYAVVSRSAHENLLQAPLLSRSNSTEASLAKDNSSNDVKNGQGYKGHSMLAPFTAGWQSSDLHPLIIEKSEGSYVYDINGKKYLDALAGLWATSLGGSEPRLVDAAVAQLKKLPFYHSFWNRTTLPSLDLAKELLEMFTARKMGKAFFVNSGSEANDTQVKLVWYYNNALGRPDKKKFIARAKSYHGSTLIAASLSGLPALHQKFDLPAPFVLHTDCPHYWRYHLPGETEEEFSTRLANNLEQLILKEGPETIAAFIAEPVMGAGGVIPPPSTYFEKVQAVVKKYDILFIADEVICAFGRLGTMFGCDKYNIKPDLVSLAKALSSAYLPIGAVLVSPEISEVIHDQSNKLGSFSHGFTYSGHPAACAVAIEALKIYKERNIVDQVNKIAPRFQDGIKAFSDSPIIGEIRGTGLILGTEFTDNKSPNDPFPPEWGIGAYFGAQCEKHGMLVRVAGDNIMMSPPYIISPGEVEELISIYGKALKETEKKVQELKSQRK